One window of Vespula pensylvanica isolate Volc-1 chromosome 17, ASM1446617v1, whole genome shotgun sequence genomic DNA carries:
- the LOC122635296 gene encoding protein PAT1 homolog 1 — MADSFFGFDTTLLEGIEDGLDCPLEEDDFGEEEYDALNDETFGSEATIGDWEKDHEKLAEITESSRSQHKNASDKKNGISVNIEDSLSHLVLDEKEGIVPKPGVWDSPNIPLPKPRPPPSLATTLKNVCTVEELERGLIANRPPPGLTKPSQLQQQKPEGSFIFEALSLNDKLQINGLPTSRFPPGLGLPGPHPMVMPPNLRLPHSQFMQHPRLLSNQPANVLRYPLPPHVMLPQGAQRQPIHGPFTSNFHHPPHPNLGPPQFLRQDHPMMPPFSSNQGGHQQHSFPHPGNQRNQNRLFYSNEQQGNHQPFFKNNQYLHRNHDRNNQRYYHYQHHNHPQGINGLNNSGEYDEYAGLMSSREKQWLINIQLLQLNTNQPYVDDYYYTVFCDRQNKLNANQEQKDKKHNNNNGFQKDSRNREQPQHVASKVVYIPAQFENSLGKLQFSSVTAPRKIIDMDVVPNSDPHSTLQSQQKDTKKTRQLFLEIERMYTILLKIEDLNNPLAVLSEQQQQQQQQQQQQQQQQDSETETNTVKKTGAELICMMLTSISQLIQDDKIASMLSIRKGKTLLLRFLPLLNVIEYSSQLEDLWTCVLRSLAIIGRRDTHLLTNFYAEFRRWLDTVQDFNTVLRLTRALSESAAQPVKNNSLVFALVNKFGVSVLASLFERAEKLYPTNETLSSDWSNFIITLVELIGDTSPCVAPCQPVAANTLNQHLSRISSLKIDRYRVLELLLTDANSSR; from the exons GAAGGTATAGAAGATGGGCTTGATTGCCCATTGGAGGAGGATGATTTTGGTGAGGAGGAGTATGATGCATTAAATGATGAAACTTTCGGTTCTGAAGCTACTATTGGAGATTGGGAGAAAGATCATGAAAAACTTGCAGAAATTACAGAGTCTAGTAGATCGCAGCATAAAAATGCTTCTGATAAGAAG AATGGTATCAGTGTCAACATCGAAGATAGTTTATCGCATTTAGTattagatgaaaaagaaggaattgtACCTAAGCCAGGCGTATGGGATAGTCCTAATATACCACTACCCAAACCTCGACCACCTCCTTCTTTGGCAACTACCTTAAAAAATGTGTGTACAGTGGAAGAACTGGAACGGGGTCTTATTGCTAATAGACCCCCGCCTGGTCTTACAAAACCATCTCAACTACAACAACAAAAGCCAGAAGGgtcatttatttttgaagCTTTGTCATTAAATGATAAACTTCAAATCAATGGCCTACCTACTTCTCGATTTCCGCCAGGATTAGGTCTACCTGGTCCACATCCCATGGTCATGCCACCAAATTTAAGATTACCGCATTCACAATTCATGCAACATCCTAGATTATTATCTA atcaACCTGCTAATGTATTACGATATCCTCTACCACCGCATGTTATGCTACCACAAGGAGCACAAAGACAGCCAATTCATGGACCATTTACTAGCAATTTTCAT CATCCACCTCATCCTAATTTAGGACCACCACAGTTCCTTCGTCAAGATCATCCAATGATGCCTCCATTTTCTAGTAATCAAGGTGGTCATCAACAACATTCTTTTCCACATCCTGGCAATCAAAGAAACCAgaatagattattttattccaaTGAACAACAAGGGAATCATCAGccattttttaagaataatcaGTATCTTCATCGTAATCATGATAGAAATAATCAaagatattatcattatcaacaTCACAATCATCCTCAAGGAATAAATGGTTTAAATAATTCTGGAGAATATGATGAATATGCTGGTCTTATGAGTAGTAGAGAAAAACAATGGTTAATCAATATTCAATTGCTCCAATTAAATACAAACCAACCATATGTTGATGACTACTATTATACAGTATTTTGTGAtcgacaaaataaattaaatgcaaACCAAGAgcagaaagataaaaaacataataataataatggatttCAAAAAGATTCTAG gaaTCGCGAACAACCTCAACATGTTGCATCAAAAGTTGTATATATCCCAGCACAATTTGAGAATTCATTAGGGAAGCTGCAATTTAGTAGTGTTACTGCGCCtcgtaaaataatcgatatggATGTTGTTCCCAATAGTGATCCACATTCAACTTTGCAATCTCAACAAAAAGATACCAAAAAGACAAGACAATTGTTCCTTGAAATTGAAAGG ATGTATACAATACTGTTGAAAATTGAAGATCTAAATAATCCTTTAGCTGTGCTTTcggaacaacaacaacaacaacaacagcaacagcaacagcaacaacaacaacaggaCAGTGAAACAGAGACAAACACTGTTAAAAAAACAGGTGCTGAATTAATCTGCATGATGTTAACGTCTATTTCTCAGCTAATACAAGATGACAAAATAGCTAGTATGCTTAGTATTCGTAAAGGAAAG acaTTGCTATTGAGATTTTTACCTCTTTTAAATGTAATCGAATACAGTAGCCAATTGGAAGATTTATGGACCTGTGTATTGAGAAGTTTAGCAATTATAGGTCGTAGAGACACACATTtattgacaaatttttatgCCGAGTTTCGAAGGTGGCTTGACACTGTACAAGATTTTAATACAGTACTGCGACTTACAAGAGCATTATCCGAATCTGCTGCTCAACCtgtgaaaaataatagtttaGTTTTTGCTCTCGTAAACAAG TTCGGTGTATCTGTACTAGCCTCACTTTTTGAACGAGCAGAGAAGTTATATCCTACAAATGAAACTTTATCTTCTGATTGGtccaattttataattactctTGTTGAACTAATTGGTGATACATCACCTTGTGTAGCTCCCTGTCAACCAGTCGCTGCAAATACACTTAACCAACATTTAAGTCGGATTTCCAGTTTAAAAATTGACAGGTACAGAGTATTAGAACTTTTGTTAACTGATGCCAACTCTTCACGATAG